In one window of Campylobacter coli DNA:
- the hypE gene encoding hydrogenase expression/formation protein HypE produces MKNISLAHGGGGEEMNELLTKLFKIFDNKILNENNDAAILGNLALSTDSFVLSPIFLDDEVNIGKLCVCGSVNDVLMVGAKPKYLSLGLILEEGFELEKLERILKSIKEECEKCGVELVCGDTKVVPKGKGDEIYINTTALGEIIAKKESKNIKAGLSILVSGDVGRHGASVLIKRNELEADIKSDCKALDKEVLELLEKDIKVVAMRDATRGGLSAVLNEWAKQSGNDLLIFEEKIKIQDEVLGLCELFGYEAFELANEGTFILCVEKEDELKALEILKKYNANASIIGEVLEEKKARVILENAYGAKRFLEAPKGELLPRIC; encoded by the coding sequence ATGAAAAATATTTCTTTGGCTCATGGGGGTGGCGGAGAAGAGATGAACGAGCTTTTAACTAAGCTTTTTAAGATCTTTGATAATAAAATTTTAAATGAAAACAATGATGCTGCGATTTTGGGAAATTTGGCTTTAAGCACGGATTCTTTTGTCTTAAGTCCTATCTTTTTAGATGATGAGGTAAATATAGGTAAGCTTTGCGTTTGCGGTTCTGTTAATGATGTTTTAATGGTAGGGGCAAAACCAAAATACCTTAGCTTAGGACTTATTTTAGAAGAGGGCTTTGAGCTAGAAAAACTTGAACGCATTTTAAAAAGCATTAAAGAAGAGTGTGAAAAATGCGGGGTTGAGTTGGTTTGTGGCGATACCAAAGTGGTACCAAAAGGCAAGGGAGATGAAATTTATATCAACACCACTGCTTTAGGTGAAATCATCGCTAAAAAAGAGAGTAAAAATATCAAAGCAGGACTTAGCATACTTGTTTCAGGTGATGTGGGCAGGCACGGGGCTAGTGTTTTGATCAAAAGAAATGAACTAGAAGCAGATATAAAAAGCGACTGCAAGGCTTTAGATAAGGAAGTTTTGGAACTTTTGGAAAAAGATATAAAAGTCGTAGCTATGCGTGATGCAACGCGCGGGGGACTTAGTGCAGTTTTAAACGAATGGGCAAAGCAAAGCGGGAATGATCTTTTGATTTTTGAAGAAAAGATAAAAATACAAGATGAGGTTTTAGGACTTTGTGAGCTTTTTGGCTATGAGGCTTTTGAACTCGCAAATGAAGGCACTTTTATACTTTGCGTTGAAAAAGAGGATGAACTAAAGGCTTTGGAAATTTTAAAAAAATACAATGCAAATGCTAGTATTATAGGAGAAGTTTTAGAAGAGAAAAAAGCTCGTGTGATTTTAGAAAATGCTTATGGAGCTAAACGATTTTTAGAAGCTCCTAAGGGCGAACTTTTACCGAGAATTTGCTAA
- the hypB gene encoding hydrogenase nickel incorporation protein HypB has translation MCKDCGCSVNSAHTHEHSHHHDHHHENPSLKESKTIEVISKILSKNDEEAKHNRAHFNEANTLCINLMSSPGSGKTTLLESTIKALKNELKIAVIEGDLETNNDALRVKNAGALAYQITTGQSCHLDAFMVHEALHHLDIKGVDLLFIENVGNLVCPASYDLGEHLNVVLLSVTEGSDKPQKYPVMFKKADIVLITKADLAHHFDFDIKEATKLIKELSPRADIITLDAKNGTNMELWYKLLKLKKELF, from the coding sequence ATGTGTAAGGATTGTGGCTGTTCAGTAAATTCGGCTCATACCCATGAGCATTCTCATCATCATGATCATCATCATGAAAATCCAAGCCTAAAAGAAAGCAAAACCATAGAAGTAATTTCTAAAATCTTAAGTAAAAATGATGAAGAAGCCAAGCACAATAGGGCGCATTTTAATGAAGCAAATACACTTTGTATCAATCTCATGAGCTCTCCAGGAAGCGGAAAAACTACGCTTTTAGAAAGCACGATCAAGGCTTTGAAAAACGAACTTAAAATCGCAGTGATTGAAGGGGATTTAGAAACCAATAACGACGCTTTAAGAGTAAAAAATGCTGGGGCTTTAGCGTATCAAATCACCACAGGACAAAGCTGTCATTTAGATGCTTTTATGGTGCATGAGGCTTTGCATCATTTAGATATTAAAGGAGTGGATTTACTTTTTATAGAAAATGTAGGGAATTTAGTTTGTCCTGCGAGCTATGATTTGGGTGAGCATTTAAATGTAGTCTTGCTTTCTGTGACTGAAGGCAGTGATAAGCCACAAAAATATCCTGTAATGTTTAAAAAAGCAGATATTGTTTTGATTACCAAGGCGGATTTGGCTCATCATTTTGATTTTGATATCAAAGAAGCTACAAAACTCATAAAAGAACTCAGTCCAAGAGCTGATATCATCACTCTTGATGCTAAAAATGGAACCAATATGGAGCTTTGGTATAAACTACTTAAACTCAAAAAGGAGCTTTTTTAA
- the ilvC gene encoding ketol-acid reductoisomerase, with amino-acid sequence MAVTVYYDKDCDLSLIKSKKVAIIGFGSQGHAHAMNLRDNGVNVVIGLREDGSSFSKAKSAGFEVMSVSEASKVADVIMILAPDEIQADIFNAEIKPNLSEGKAIAFAHGFNIHYGQIVAPKGIDVIMIAPKAPGHTVRNEFAIGGGTPCLIAIHQDESKNAKNLALSYASAIGGGRTGIIETTFKAETETDLFGEQAVLCGGLSALIQAGFETLVEAGYEPEMAYFECLHEIKLIVDLIYQGGIADMRYSISNTAEYGDYITGPKIITEETKKAMKGVLKDIQDGNFAKDFILERRAGFARMHAERKNMNNSLIEQTGRNLRAMMPWISAKKLIDKDKN; translated from the coding sequence ATGGCTGTTACAGTTTATTATGACAAAGACTGTGATTTAAGTTTGATTAAATCAAAAAAAGTGGCAATTATAGGCTTTGGATCTCAAGGACATGCTCATGCTATGAATTTAAGGGACAATGGAGTTAATGTTGTCATCGGGCTTCGTGAGGATGGATCAAGTTTTTCTAAAGCAAAAAGTGCAGGTTTTGAGGTGATGAGCGTGAGCGAAGCTTCAAAAGTAGCAGATGTGATTATGATTTTAGCTCCGGATGAAATTCAAGCTGATATTTTTAATGCGGAAATAAAGCCAAATTTAAGCGAAGGTAAGGCTATAGCTTTTGCACATGGTTTTAATATCCATTATGGTCAAATCGTAGCTCCTAAGGGCATAGATGTAATCATGATAGCTCCAAAAGCACCTGGTCATACAGTAAGAAATGAATTTGCTATAGGTGGAGGAACTCCTTGTTTGATAGCGATTCATCAAGATGAGAGCAAAAATGCTAAAAATTTAGCTTTAAGCTATGCAAGTGCTATTGGTGGAGGTCGTACAGGTATCATAGAAACGACTTTTAAAGCTGAAACAGAAACAGATCTTTTTGGTGAGCAAGCTGTACTTTGTGGTGGGCTTAGTGCTTTGATTCAAGCAGGATTTGAAACTTTGGTTGAAGCAGGATATGAGCCTGAAATGGCTTATTTTGAGTGTTTGCATGAGATAAAACTTATCGTAGATTTGATCTATCAAGGTGGAATTGCAGATATGCGTTATTCTATTTCAAACACTGCAGAATACGGTGATTATATTACAGGGCCAAAAATTATCACTGAAGAAACTAAAAAAGCCATGAAAGGTGTTTTAAAAGATATACAAGATGGAAACTTTGCTAAAGATTTCATTTTAGAACGCCGTGCAGGCTTTGCAAGAATGCATGCAGAACGCAAAAATATGAATAATTCTTTAATCGAGCAAACAGGCCGTAATTTACGCGCAATGATGCCTTGGATCAGTGCTAAAAAATTAATTGATAAAGATAAGAACTAA
- the dprA gene encoding DNA-processing protein DprA, which translates to MQNELPSNYLELFKELKNPPKKLYYKGNLKLLEQRKIAIIGSRRMSTYTKNCVFELSSLLKNSKISVVSGGALGVDISASMAAMPSTIGVFANGLDEIYPRSNEKIIKQIYENALALSENESHYKPKPYDFLLRNRLIIALSEAVVVAQADLQSGSMQSARLALELNKPLYVLPQRKNESDGTNLLLQERNANLLLDFKEFVSCFGIIEEEKDEFLDFCRQGVSVDEATQIYGEKVYEYELEGKISIEGLFIRVLV; encoded by the coding sequence ATGCAAAATGAACTTCCAAGCAATTATCTAGAACTTTTTAAAGAGTTGAAAAATCCTCCTAAAAAACTTTATTATAAAGGAAATTTAAAACTCTTAGAACAAAGAAAGATAGCCATTATAGGCTCTAGGCGTATGAGTACTTACACTAAAAATTGTGTTTTTGAACTTTCAAGCTTGCTTAAGAATTCAAAAATAAGTGTTGTAAGCGGAGGTGCTTTAGGTGTTGATATAAGTGCAAGTATGGCGGCTATGCCAAGCACCATAGGGGTTTTTGCTAACGGTCTTGATGAAATTTATCCTAGAAGTAACGAAAAAATTATAAAACAAATTTATGAAAATGCTTTGGCTTTAAGTGAAAATGAATCCCATTATAAGCCTAAACCTTATGATTTTTTACTTAGAAATAGACTGATTATCGCTTTGAGTGAAGCTGTTGTTGTTGCGCAAGCAGATTTACAAAGTGGTTCTATGCAAAGTGCAAGGCTTGCTTTGGAGCTTAATAAACCTTTATATGTTTTACCCCAACGCAAAAATGAAAGCGATGGGACAAATTTACTTTTACAAGAAAGAAATGCAAATTTACTTTTAGATTTTAAAGAATTTGTAAGTTGTTTTGGTATTATAGAAGAAGAAAAGGATGAATTTTTAGACTTTTGTAGACAGGGCGTAAGCGTGGATGAGGCAACTCAAATTTATGGAGAAAAAGTCTATGAGTACGAGCTTGAAGGAAAAATTTCCATAGAAGGTCTTTTTATAAGGGTTTTGGTATGA
- a CDS encoding DNA polymerase III subunit delta: MYRKELQNLLSKNQIDNFFFLYGADNFQSELYADFIKEKYQADEILKLFFEEYSFTRASDFLSGGSLFSEKKLLEIKTSKKIPTKELKVLVELCKNNKDNFLLLELYDESSKQNDIEKIFSPNFVRFFKANNAREGIELLSIKAKQLHIEITQNALFTLFTSFDENLYLAASELNKFSGLRVDEKIIEQYCYSLNIGSFESFFEKILKRADFKNELEKILDNFNEITLINSLNSAFYRLFKIALYAKIYGKVDFKELLGYTPPPQVAQNLNEQAFSLKIKHYKEIFNLLLKSEYELKTNSKLAKKEFLIATLLKLARIIKS, translated from the coding sequence ATGTATAGAAAAGAACTTCAAAATTTACTTTCCAAAAATCAAATTGATAATTTTTTCTTTCTTTATGGAGCTGATAATTTTCAAAGTGAGCTTTATGCTGATTTTATCAAGGAAAAATACCAAGCGGATGAAATTTTAAAATTATTTTTTGAAGAATACAGCTTTACTCGTGCAAGTGATTTTCTAAGCGGAGGTTCGCTTTTTAGCGAAAAAAAACTTTTAGAAATCAAAACCTCTAAAAAAATTCCCACAAAAGAACTTAAAGTTTTAGTTGAGCTTTGCAAAAATAATAAAGACAATTTCCTACTTTTAGAACTTTACGATGAAAGCTCTAAACAAAACGATATAGAAAAAATCTTTTCTCCTAATTTTGTGCGTTTTTTCAAGGCCAATAACGCAAGAGAAGGGATAGAACTTTTAAGCATAAAAGCAAAACAACTCCATATAGAAATCACTCAAAATGCTTTATTTACCCTTTTTACAAGCTTTGATGAGAATTTGTATCTTGCTGCTAGTGAGCTTAATAAATTCAGCGGCTTAAGAGTAGATGAAAAAATCATAGAGCAGTATTGTTATAGCCTAAACATAGGAAGTTTTGAAAGCTTCTTTGAAAAAATTTTAAAAAGAGCTGATTTTAAAAATGAGCTTGAGAAGATTTTAGACAATTTTAACGAAATCACACTGATCAACTCTTTAAATTCTGCCTTTTACCGCCTTTTTAAGATCGCTCTTTATGCTAAAATTTATGGGAAGGTGGATTTTAAAGAACTCTTAGGCTATACTCCCCCGCCTCAAGTAGCACAAAATTTAAACGAGCAAGCTTTCAGTCTAAAAATCAAACACTATAAAGAAATTTTCAACCTTTTACTTAAAAGTGAATATGAGCTTAAAACTAATTCCAAACTCGCTAAAAAAGAATTTCTAATCGCCACTTTGCTAAAGCTTGCAAGGATTATAAAAAGTTAG
- a CDS encoding divergent polysaccharide deacetylase family protein, with the protein MSKKLIQIKRYLIIAILFLICVILFLGILIQYQDSQNALKFAQNSSKNTTIEPKQENISNENHSGIFKEIPYKDENDNFQENNQSILEQQNKDLNLSSVIEQNLSKIDENLSLVPDQNLSKEENLIKDTNSSKIKQARLAIIIDDMANISQVKALQALKLKLIPSFFPPDKNHIDTPKLALKFDFYMVHLPLAAMNYTKPELDTLNPSDSEKRIFKKIKQIKKDFKDLKFINNHTGSLFTSDEKAMKKLYKAFEKEELIFVDSKTIASSKAPKVAKALGQIYIQRDVFLDNQDDVAYIKKQLMEAVNLAKKKGFAIAIGHPRKNTFKALEQSKDLLESVELVYLSEIYAK; encoded by the coding sequence TTGTCAAAAAAACTGATTCAAATCAAGCGTTACTTAATCATCGCTATACTTTTTTTAATATGCGTGATTTTATTTTTGGGAATTTTGATTCAATATCAAGATTCTCAAAATGCATTAAAATTTGCTCAAAACTCTAGTAAAAATACAACAATAGAACCTAAGCAAGAAAATATATCTAATGAAAATCATTCGGGTATTTTTAAAGAAATTCCTTACAAAGATGAAAATGATAATTTCCAAGAAAATAATCAAAGTATCTTAGAACAACAAAACAAAGATTTAAATTTAAGCAGTGTTATAGAACAAAATTTAAGCAAAATAGATGAAAATTTAAGCCTTGTGCCAGATCAAAATCTAAGCAAGGAAGAAAATCTTATAAAAGATACAAATTCAAGCAAAATTAAACAAGCTCGTCTTGCTATTATTATAGATGATATGGCAAATATAAGTCAAGTTAAGGCTTTACAGGCTTTAAAACTCAAGCTTATCCCTTCATTTTTTCCGCCTGATAAAAATCATATCGATACTCCAAAGCTTGCTTTAAAATTTGATTTTTATATGGTGCACTTGCCTTTAGCGGCGATGAATTATACTAAGCCTGAGCTTGATACCTTAAATCCAAGCGATAGTGAAAAGCGTATTTTTAAAAAAATAAAACAAATAAAAAAAGATTTTAAAGATTTAAAATTTATCAATAATCACACAGGAAGCTTATTTACAAGTGATGAAAAAGCAATGAAAAAACTCTATAAGGCTTTTGAAAAAGAAGAATTGATCTTTGTAGATTCTAAAACCATAGCAAGTTCTAAAGCACCTAAAGTAGCTAAAGCCTTAGGTCAAATTTATATACAAAGAGATGTATTTTTAGACAATCAAGACGATGTTGCTTATATTAAAAAACAACTCATGGAGGCGGTAAATCTTGCTAAGAAAAAAGGCTTTGCGATAGCTATAGGACACCCTAGAAAAAATACCTTTAAAGCCTTAGAGCAAAGTAAAGATTTACTTGAAAGTGTTGAGTTGGTGTATTTAAGTGAAATTTATGCAAAATGA
- the ruvX gene encoding Holliday junction resolvase RuvX yields MRALALDVGLKRIGVALCIDKITIPLEGIIRKNRNQAANEVKNLIQIHNISLLIVGIPKGGSSEEEMTRRIKHFVSLLEFDKEIRFVDESGTSKEALGYGVANTRKKDAKLDSLAALIMIKDYFGI; encoded by the coding sequence ATGAGAGCTTTGGCTTTAGATGTGGGTTTAAAGCGTATAGGCGTGGCGCTTTGTATAGATAAAATCACCATTCCTTTAGAAGGTATAATCAGAAAAAACCGCAACCAAGCTGCAAATGAAGTTAAAAATTTAATCCAAATTCATAATATTTCTTTGTTAATCGTAGGTATTCCCAAAGGAGGTTCAAGCGAAGAAGAAATGACAAGACGCATTAAGCATTTTGTATCTTTACTTGAATTTGATAAAGAAATCCGCTTTGTAGATGAAAGTGGAACAAGCAAAGAAGCTTTAGGGTATGGCGTAGCTAATACACGCAAAAAAGATGCTAAATTAGACTCTTTAGCAGCTTTAATCATGATAAAGGATTATTTTGGA
- a CDS encoding HypC/HybG/HupF family hydrogenase formation chaperone produces MCLSIPSEILEIDELNNALVQTLGVKRKVNLDLIDEPLQKGDYVLIHVGVAMEKIDKEAALESIKTYQEIVEKMNSGEIKSDEGDMGLNEFHR; encoded by the coding sequence ATGTGTTTATCTATACCTTCTGAAATTTTAGAAATCGATGAGCTTAATAATGCCTTGGTGCAAACTCTAGGTGTTAAAAGAAAAGTGAATTTGGATTTGATCGATGAGCCTTTACAAAAGGGTGATTATGTTTTAATCCATGTAGGTGTTGCCATGGAAAAAATCGACAAAGAAGCCGCTTTAGAAAGTATAAAAACCTATCAAGAAATAGTAGAAAAGATGAACAGTGGCGAGATCAAAAGCGATGAAGGGGATATGGGTTTAAATGAATTTCATCGATGA
- the hypD gene encoding hydrogenase formation protein HypD produces the protein MNFIDEFRDKDNILALKKLIEQEIKTPINIMEICGGHTHSIMKYALPSILPKEINFIHGPGCPVCVMPRVRIDTAIKLASMKDTIFCTLGDLLRVPGSEISLLDLRARGADVRALYSPLEVLDIAKQNLNKTIIFFAIGFETTTPMSALLLEKVIEQNLKNVFFHINHITVPAPVEAIMNDENVKINAFLGPSHVSVITGYGIYKPLAAKFKTPIAVSGFEPVDIMESVLNIVRQINKGSFEVFNQYKRAVSEKGNEKAQNLVKKYFQVCDFEFRGLGLIKEGGLELKEEFSAYDASKQFDCAVQSKSESKACICGQILRGLAKPYDCKVFGKACTPKSPIGSCMVSGEGACAAYYKYSKVNA, from the coding sequence ATGAATTTCATCGATGAATTTAGAGATAAAGACAATATTTTAGCCTTAAAAAAGCTTATAGAACAAGAAATTAAAACACCGATTAATATCATGGAAATTTGTGGTGGGCATACGCATAGTATTATGAAATACGCCTTGCCTTCTATTTTGCCTAAAGAGATCAATTTTATCCATGGGCCAGGCTGTCCTGTTTGTGTGATGCCAAGAGTTCGCATTGATACTGCGATCAAACTTGCTTCTATGAAAGATACGATTTTTTGCACCTTAGGAGATCTTTTAAGGGTTCCAGGAAGTGAAATTTCTTTGCTTGATTTAAGAGCAAGGGGAGCGGATGTAAGAGCGCTTTATTCTCCGCTTGAAGTTTTGGATATTGCTAAGCAAAATTTAAACAAAACCATCATCTTTTTTGCCATAGGTTTTGAAACTACTACGCCTATGAGTGCTTTACTTCTTGAAAAAGTGATAGAACAAAATTTAAAAAATGTCTTTTTTCATATTAACCATATCACAGTTCCAGCACCTGTAGAAGCGATTATGAATGATGAAAATGTAAAAATCAATGCCTTTTTAGGACCTTCTCATGTGAGTGTGATCACAGGTTATGGGATTTATAAACCTTTAGCGGCTAAGTTTAAAACCCCTATAGCAGTGAGTGGTTTTGAGCCTGTGGATATCATGGAAAGCGTTTTAAATATAGTAAGACAAATCAATAAAGGCAGTTTCGAAGTCTTTAATCAATACAAAAGAGCAGTGAGTGAAAAAGGCAATGAAAAAGCACAAAATTTGGTTAAAAAATACTTTCAAGTTTGTGATTTTGAATTCCGTGGTTTAGGGCTTATAAAAGAGGGTGGTTTGGAGTTAAAAGAAGAATTTAGCGCTTATGATGCGAGCAAGCAATTTGACTGCGCAGTGCAAAGTAAAAGTGAAAGTAAGGCTTGTATTTGCGGACAAATTTTAAGAGGTTTGGCAAAGCCTTATGATTGTAAGGTTTTTGGTAAAGCCTGTACTCCAAAAAGCCCTATAGGAAGCTGTATGGTTTCAGGCGAGGGAGCTTGTGCGGCGTATTATAAATACTCAAAGGTGAATGCATGA
- the hypA gene encoding hydrogenase maturation nickel metallochaperone HypA: MHELSIVESLIELCEENAFAHKAKSVQEIYVKIGRLSGIEVELFRRCFETFRENSELCKNAKLFIELAPLEILCLKCDQTSILEENVFKCPKCESIEYKISQGEDLHLMRLVME; encoded by the coding sequence ATGCACGAGCTTAGTATAGTAGAGTCTTTAATCGAACTTTGTGAAGAAAATGCTTTTGCTCATAAAGCTAAAAGTGTGCAAGAGATTTATGTAAAAATAGGTCGTTTAAGTGGTATAGAAGTAGAGCTTTTTAGGCGTTGTTTTGAAACTTTTAGGGAAAATTCAGAGCTTTGCAAAAATGCAAAGCTTTTTATAGAGCTTGCACCGCTTGAAATTTTGTGTTTAAAATGCGATCAAACAAGTATTTTAGAAGAAAATGTTTTTAAGTGTCCTAAATGCGAAAGTATAGAGTATAAAATCTCACAAGGTGAGGATTTGCACCTCATGCGACTTGTGATGGAGTGA
- a CDS encoding ribonuclease R family protein translates to MKEFLNNLNYGISAHEVSNEFKQILRELLANNIIKEHKNRYYLNNGYVFGTLDISSKGTGFLQCFDESFKKDLLIENKNLKGANYKDIVAAKLLPLKKKRPSAKVVLVLKRANETSLVITKRYGEAVLGMNIKTGLSTALKASQKSLKALPLGTILKIENQDNNIIEVLGHIDDESIDEKISLALFNKNSEFSDACIKEALANGDSVDASMYENRLDLRALPFCTIDPVHAKDFDDAIYFDTEKRELYVAIADVSEYVYAYSAIDKEARNRGFSIYFPHIAIPMLPRPLSENICSLKPHLDRLAYCFKITLDLDCKVVKEELFETIINSKRRFNYDEVDEILIQKPDLKELSWLYKLFEVTKTLRKNRLKNAFEFRTEELRMNLDENLSLQSTIFEKDTPSHNLIEDCMLLANKAAAKLIDVGVFRNHSSADMKKIDRLLNELLELGIDVKLKPNLPELIRDIQALADELGLRAEVDKLIIKAQKKAEYSSENGGHFGLGFDKYSHFTSPIRRYSDLILHRLLKAKQKKDEKLFNYLLLNIQSTCENLSVLEREADKVAYDFMDRKFARWAAKNIGKKFKALVVQNDGICIAKLDDEIKGADIILYDTRVNLLESVEVQILEADIIMAKIYAKITQRLRKESNV, encoded by the coding sequence GTGAAAGAATTTTTAAACAATCTTAATTATGGCATAAGTGCTCATGAAGTTAGCAATGAATTTAAACAAATTCTAAGAGAGCTTCTAGCTAATAACATCATCAAAGAACACAAAAATAGATATTATCTTAATAACGGCTATGTTTTTGGAACTCTTGATATTTCAAGTAAAGGCACAGGATTTTTACAATGTTTTGATGAGAGTTTTAAAAAAGATTTGCTTATAGAAAATAAAAATTTAAAAGGAGCAAATTACAAAGATATCGTTGCTGCTAAATTACTTCCCTTAAAGAAAAAACGCCCTAGTGCTAAAGTAGTTTTGGTTTTAAAAAGAGCCAACGAAACCTCACTTGTCATCACCAAAAGATACGGCGAAGCAGTTCTTGGGATGAATATTAAAACAGGATTAAGCACCGCCTTAAAAGCCTCGCAAAAATCCCTAAAAGCACTACCTTTGGGGACGATTTTAAAAATAGAAAATCAAGATAACAACATCATAGAAGTTTTAGGACATATCGATGATGAAAGCATAGATGAAAAAATTTCTCTTGCACTTTTTAACAAAAACAGTGAATTTAGCGATGCTTGTATCAAAGAAGCTTTAGCCAATGGAGATAGCGTTGATGCAAGCATGTATGAAAATCGCTTAGATCTAAGAGCTTTACCTTTTTGCACTATAGATCCTGTGCATGCAAAAGATTTTGATGATGCAATTTATTTTGATACAGAAAAACGCGAACTCTATGTCGCAATCGCCGATGTAAGCGAATATGTTTATGCTTATAGCGCTATTGATAAAGAAGCTAGAAATCGTGGATTTTCTATATATTTTCCACATATTGCCATACCTATGTTGCCTCGCCCTTTGAGTGAAAACATCTGTTCTTTAAAGCCTCATTTAGATCGCTTGGCGTATTGTTTTAAAATCACGCTTGATTTAGACTGCAAAGTCGTAAAAGAAGAACTTTTTGAAACCATCATCAACTCAAAACGCCGTTTTAATTATGATGAAGTGGATGAAATTTTGATTCAAAAGCCAGACTTAAAAGAACTTTCTTGGCTTTATAAGCTTTTTGAAGTCACAAAAACTTTACGCAAAAATCGCCTTAAAAACGCCTTTGAATTCCGCACTGAAGAACTAAGGATGAATTTGGATGAAAATTTAAGTCTTCAAAGCACGATTTTTGAAAAAGACACACCTTCACATAATTTAATCGAAGATTGTATGCTTTTAGCCAACAAAGCCGCCGCAAAACTCATCGATGTAGGTGTTTTTAGAAATCACTCCAGTGCGGACATGAAAAAGATAGATAGACTTTTAAATGAGCTTTTAGAGCTTGGAATCGATGTGAAATTAAAACCTAACCTGCCTGAGCTTATACGCGATATACAAGCTTTAGCCGATGAGCTTGGCTTAAGGGCAGAAGTGGATAAACTCATCATTAAAGCTCAAAAAAAGGCGGAGTATTCTAGCGAAAACGGGGGGCATTTTGGCTTGGGTTTTGACAAATACTCACATTTTACAAGCCCTATACGCAGATATTCTGATCTTATCTTGCATAGACTTTTAAAAGCCAAACAAAAAAAAGATGAAAAACTTTTTAATTACCTACTTTTAAATATACAAAGCACTTGCGAAAACCTTAGTGTGCTTGAAAGAGAAGCTGATAAAGTCGCTTATGATTTTATGGATAGAAAATTTGCAAGATGGGCAGCTAAAAATATAGGCAAAAAATTTAAAGCCCTAGTAGTGCAAAATGATGGAATTTGTATAGCAAAACTTGATGATGAGATCAAAGGAGCTGACATCATCCTTTATGATACGCGGGTAAATTTACTAGAAAGCGTAGAAGTGCAAATTTTAGAAGCTGACATCATCATGGCAAAAATTTATGCAAAAATCACCCAAAGACTTAGAAAGGAAAGTAATGTATAG